The genomic window GCGCCGAGCATCTGGATGCATGGCTGAACCCGGACCCGGACAACCTGGCGGCGCAGTACGCCATCCTCGACGATCGCGAGGATATCCGCTACGTCCATGAAGAGGCCGCCTGAGTCGCGCTGGCCCTGGCTGGCCTGCCGCCATGACGCGATCGCAGCGCGCCGGGCCCGGCCCCGGATCAGGTCACATCGGCCCTGGAACGACCGACCGCGCGAACCAGCGCCCTGCTCAGGTCCGCGGACAGGTACGGCTTGACCAGCAGCACGCCCGACTGCATCGCCAGCGGCAACTGATCGGCGGTCATGCCCGTGGCCAGCACGAACGGCACCTTGCGCGCACCGAGCGCCGCCGCAACCGGCTCGCTGGTTTCATTGCGGGCCAAGCGATAGTCCAGCAGGGCAACGTCCGGCGTCGTCTGTTCGAGCAGGCGCAGCGCCTCGGCGACCGACGCCGCCAGCCCCACGACCCGGGCACCGGAGTGCACCAGCTGCATCTGCAGCAGCGCCGCGCTCATCTCGTCGTTTTCAACTACCAGCACCCGCAGGTCCTGCAACGCTGACATCGGCTTTCGCTCCCGCGCCTGTTAAGCCCTTCCAGTATAGCCAGCGCCAGGCTGATACCGACAGCGCCCCTACCCGCCGCAGGCAGCCTGGGCCTCTATCAACGCCGTGCAGCGTCGGGTACACTAGCCCGCTGCTGCCGGTGTGGCGGAATGGTATACGCAGCTGACTCAAAATCAGCCGGGGGCAACCCCATGAAGGTTCGAGTCCTTTCACCGGCACCATCGATCAAGGCCAGGTCCCCGACCTGGCCTTTGTCGTTTTCACGCTGGCCTTGGCGCAACCGATGCCATCGCCACTGGCCAGCCCGGCCGGCGCGCGTTCCCCGGGCTGCTACACCACCCGCAACGCCGGCGCGTGACTGCCGGAGCCGTGCCCTGCCCCGGCCCCGGCCTGCACGCGGAATCCGGCGACGGTCCGCAGCAGCTCCGAGGACTGTTCCTCCATGCTGCGGGCCGCGGCCGACGCTTCCTCCACCAGCGCGGCATTCTGCTGCGTCCCCTGGTCGATCAGGTCCACGGCCTGGTTCATCTGCTGGATGTCATCGCTCTGCTGCTGGGCCGCGGTGCTGATCTCGGTCACCAGGTCGCTGACGCGGCGCACATCGACCACGATCTCGTCCATGGTCCGGCCAGCGCTTTCGACCTGCGCGGTACCCGCCCCGACATTGGCCACCGACGCGTCGATCAGCTGCTTGATTTCCTTGGCCGCGCCGGCCGAGCGCTGCGACAGTTCGCGGATCTCGGTGGCGACCACGGCAAAGCCACGCCCGTGCTCACCGGCGCGTGCGGCTTCCACCGCCGCGTTCAACGCCAGGATGTTGGTCTGGAAGGCGATGCCATCGATCACGCCGATGATGTCGACGATGCGCCGCGAGGAGGCATTGATCACCGCCATCGTGGCGACCACTTCGTGCACCACCTGGCCACCGCGCGCGGCCACCTCGGCAGCTCCCCCCGCCAGTTGACTGGCCTGGCGCGCATTGGTCGCGGTGCGCTGCACGGTCTCGGCCAGCCCCTTCATCGACACGGCGGTCTCTTCCAGTGAAGCGGCCTGCTGCTCGGTACGCTGCGACAGGTCGCTGTTGCCCTGGGCAATCTCGGTCGCTCCCACCGCAATCGTGTCGGCGGCGAACTTGATCTGGCCGATGATGCCGGCCATCGCTTCGACCAGTGCGTTGACCCCGCCACACAGCTCGGCGATCGGCCCGCTCTTGTCGGTCATCGCGATGCGGTGGGTCAGGTCGCCCTCCTTCGCCGCCGCCACCACTTCGCGGGTCTGCGCCACCGCCTGCTGCATGGCCTGGCTTGCATGCACCTGTGCGGTGATGTCGGTGGCGTACTTGACCACCTTGAACGGCCGTCCATTGGCGTCCAGGATCGGGTTGTACGAGGCCTGGATCCACACCTCGCGGCCCGCTTTGCCCAGCCGCCGATACTGGCCGGCGTCGTACTCGCCGCGGCCAAGCTTTTCCCAGAACTGCCGATACCCCGCACTGCTCCGGTACTCGGGCTCCACGAACAGCGAATGATGCTGACCACGCACCTCGTCCAGCGTGTACCCGGTGACGGCGAGGAAGTTGGCATTGGCGGCGAGGATGCGCCCGTCCATGCTGAATTCGATCACCGCCTGCGACTTGTCGATGGCAGCCAGCTGGCCGGCCGACTCCGCAGCCTGCTGCCTCTGCGCGGTGATGTCGGTGGCGAACTTGACGACCTTGTAGGGCCGTCCCTGCGGGTCCAGCACCGGGTTGTAGGACGCCTGGATCCAGATCTCGCGGCCGCCCTTGCCGAACCGGCGGTACTGCCCGGCATCGAATTCACCCCGGCCCAGCCGCGCCCAGAACTCGCGGTAGTCGGCGCTGCGCGCCTGCTCGGGATCGACGAACAGCGAATGGTGCTTGCCCTGGATCTCATCCAGGCGATATCCCAGCGCCTGCAGGAAATTGTCGTTGGCCTGCAGGATGGTGCCATCCAGGGCGAATTCGATGACCGCCTGCACGCGGTGCAGGGCGGCGACCTGCGCCTCCAGCTCGGCATGGCGGCGGGTGTCGGCGGCCAGCGCCACCGCACTGCGCGGCGAGCCCAGCGCGCCCAGCAGCGCGCGCCAGGGCGACCAACGGGTGAGCACGTCGGCCGGCGCCTGTGCGCCTGCCGTGAAGCCGGGAATAAGCATCGTCTGATCCTCGGTGTCCGGTAGTGGTTGCGACCCGACGGGCGGGATGCCCGGCGGCAACATCAATTGCCTGGACGTACAGACGCCCGGGGGCGGCGTCACTCGAGCGACTGGCAGGAAGCATTGAGGCAGCTGCGATCGTCATCCAACAGCGGCGGAGCACACAGCACGGGCCGCCCATCGGGGGCAGCCTCGAGGTCCGTCGGTGGTGCGGGTGCGGATCCTGATCAGCTATCGGCCTGCCTGGCGCCACCTTTAGCGCGGCGCCTCATCGGCGCCAGCGCCAACCCCGGCGGCCCGGTCCGGGTTGCCTGGCCGGGATGCAACAGGCACGCGGAAGGTTGCAATGACCAACGGGACATCCGTCGGCGCTCCCGGCGCTGCAGCATCCGACGCTGCAGCACAACCCCAACCCCAGGAGGCAGCATGCTTCGTCGCGCGGGCACCATCCTCATCCTCGGCCTGTTCAGCGCTGCGGCGCTGGCCAGTGACAGCGGATTCCGGCCCAGTTTCCAGCCTGACCAGTTGAAGGGCCCGCCCGCCGGCCGCGCCAACGAGGTGCTGGTGCTGGGAACGATGCATCTGTCGGGGCTGCCGGACACCTTCCAGCCAGCGCTGCTGGAACCCCTGCTGCAACGCCTGGCACGCTGGCGTCCTGAAGCGATCGCCACCGAGGACGTGTCCGGCGTGCAGTGCGACTTCATGCGCCGTCATCCGGCGCGCTATGCCGACAGCATTGCCTCGTACTGCTTCAACACCGATGCGGCCCGCGCAGCGACCGGCCTGGACGTCGCCGCCGCCAGCGTCGAAATGGAACGGTTGCTGGCCACCTGGCCGGCAGCGCCCACGGCCGCGCAGCGGCGCCATCTGGCGGCGGTGTTCCTCGCGGCCGGCGAGCGCGGCTCGGCGCAGGTGCAATGGCTGCGCCTGCCCGCCGATGCCCGCATCGCCGGTGACGGCCTGGATGAGGCACTGGTCGGCATCCTCGACAAGGGCCTGACCCGTCGCAATGAAACCACCCTGCTGGCCGCAGTGCTCGCCGCCCGCCTGGGCCTGGAACGGCTGTGGTCCGTCGACGACCACACCGCCGATTCACCTACCCCTGCGGAGGATGAGCAGGCGATCGCCGCCGTGATGAAGAAGGCCTGGGACAACCCCCATGCGAACGCGCGCCGGCACACGGACGAACAGCTGCTCGCCAGGCTCGGCGAGCCGGATGGGCTGATGGCCCTGTATCGGGACTACAACCGCCCGGACGTCGGGCTGCAGTCCTACCGGGCGGACTTCGGCGCAGCGCTGGTCGAGCCTTCGCAGAAGGCCTTCGGCCGCAACTACGTTGCCTACTGGGAAACCCGCAACCTGCGCATGGTTGCCAACATCCGCGACGTGCTGGGGCTGCGTCCGGGCACGCGCCTGCTTGCCATCGTCGGCGCTTCGCACAAGGGCTACTACGAGGCCTACCTCAACCAGATGCACGACGTGCAGCTGGTGGATGCCGAACAGGTACTGCGCTGACGCCGCTACCATGTGCGTTTCCGCAGCAGGGACCGTCATGCTCAAGGTGATCGCCGAGGACTTCATCCATCCTGACGCCGTGGACGCGGTGATGCCGCTGTACCGCGAGCTGGTGGCGCAGACCCGTCGCGAGCCGTTGTGCATCGCCTACGATCTGTTCGTCGACCAGAAGGATCCCGGCCACTTCATCTTCATCGAACACTGGCCGGACCGTGCGGCGCTGGATGCGCACTGTGCCACCGAGCACTTCCGTCGTCTGGTGCCGCTGATCGATGCACACCAGCGCAGGCCCGGCACGTTCCTGCTGATGGACCCGGCCGCGCTTTAGCGGCGCGGTGGCGATCTTGGCGGGTGCGGTCGGTGCTCCCGGGTGGCCTGCCGCCCGGCGCGCCACCGCATCACGCTGATGGCAACGATGCCGCCCAGCGTGGCCAGCAGCATCACCGTCACGCCCCACTGCAGCACCGGCAGCAGCGACTGCGCCTGCTGATCGGTACGCAGCTGCTCCCATCGCAGCCAGCCGCAGGCGGCCAGGCACCAGCCCACCGCAGCCGGCGCATAGGCGCGAATGGCTTCCGCATTCCAGTAGGTCATCGCATTCTCCTGTAGTGGGCACGGCCGCAGTATTCGCCGCCCCGCTCTCACAGGCTGAGATCAGCCGGTACCAACGTCGCTGCCGTCCGCGGCGGCGTCGCCGGGCAGCTCTCCGCTCTCGCCCTGCACCTGCACGTTGTTGCGGCCCATGGCTTTTGCCCGGTAGCACTGCGCGTCCGCGGCGGCGACGGCCTGGTCGACGCTCATGCCTGCAGCCAGTGCTGCGATGCCGATGCTCGCGCCGATCCGCAGACGGTGCTGGTCCCAGGGAATGGACAGGCTGGACAGGGTATGCAGCAGTTCTCCGCCGATGCGGGCCGCGCGCCGCGGCGTGCAGCCGGACAGGATCACCGCGAACTCGTCGCCACCGAGGCGCGCAACCACGTCCGAATCGCGCACGCCATGCCGCAGTACGCTGGCCACGGCCCACAGCACTGCGTCCCCGGCGAGGTGGCCCCAGGTGTCGTTGACCGGCTTGAACCGGTCCAGGTCGATGTACATCAGGGACGCCGCCTGGCCGGTACGTTCGACGCGGGTGATCGCCTGCTGCAGGTGCGCCTCGAAGCCACGGCGGTTGCTCAGCTCGGTCAGCGGATCCATTTCCGCCAGATGCCGCGCCTCGCGCTGGCGGGCACGCTGCTGGGTGTCATCGCGCAACACCCAGACCGCGCCGCGCACGTGCCCTTCATCATCGCGCAGCCATGCACGTGTGAGGTCCACCGGCACGGTCGCTGCGCCCATCCGCAGCAGCAGGTCCGCATGCAGGTCCACCGCGTTGCCGTCCGGGTCCAGCAGCACGTCCACATCCAGCTGCGACTGCGGCGCGTATTCGGTGGTCAGCGCCAGCACGTCCTGGACATGGTGACCCGCCAGCGACAGCGCGCCGTCGCCGGCAAGCAGGCGCACGGCAGCGGCGTTGGCATATTCGATACGGCCGTCAAGCGCGACACTGAGCACCAGGTCGGTCACCGCATCCAGGGTGATGCGGCTGCGCTGTTCGCTTTCATACAGGCGCTGCTCGCTGCTGCGCTGGGCGCTGACGTCCTGGATCTGTGACACGAAATGCAGCGGCTCGCCACACTCGTTGCGCACCAGCGACACCGACAGGCGCGCCCAGATGACGTTGCCGTCGCGGCCGATATAGCGCTTCTCCAGGTGGTAGTGACTGCGCCGGCCCGCCAGCAGGTCCTCCACCAGCGCCAGGTCGGTCTGCAGGTCGGCCGGGTGGGTCAGCCGCTGGAAGTCGACCTGCAGCAGTTCCTCGCGCGGGTAACCGAGAATGCGGCACAGGGCTTCATTGACGTCCAGCCAACGCCCTTCCAGCGACACCAGCGCCATGCCCAGTGCCGCCGAGGTGAACGCGCCCGCGAATTTCTCTGCGGACAACCGCGCTTCTGCACGGGCCTGCAGGATCTCGGTGATATCGATGGCCATGCCCACATAGCCGATGCGCTCGCCCTCGGTACCGTCCATGCGACTGATCGACAGGCGTACCTGGCGACGCTGCCCATCCTTGCGCAACAGCGTCCATTGCCGCGAATAGGTCTGCCCTTCGGCACGGGCACTGAGCGCTTCGAACACGTCGGGCAGCTGCCCATCGGCCGCAGCAAGCGGCTGCAGCCAGGCAGCCAGCTCGTCCGGATCGTGGAACGCATCGAGCCTGCGCACTCCAACCACTTCGGCTGCGCTGTAACCGAGCAGACGCTGCGCCCCGGTATTGAACAGCGTGATGATGCCGTCGTTGCCGGTGGCGATCACCGCCACTTCGTCGGACGCATCGACCACCGCCTGCAGGCGCTGCCGCATCTCCGCGGCATCCTGGCGCGCCTGCTGCAGCTCGGTGACATCGGCATGGGCGCCGGCCATCCACAGCGGCCGCCCCTGGCCATCCCATTCGAACACCCGGCCACGATCATGGATCCAGATCCAGCGGCCGTTCTTGTGGCGCATCCGCAGCAGGCACGCGTAGTTGTCGGAGCGGCCGTCGAAGTGCTCCTGCAGCGCCGCATCGGAGAGCGCCAGGTCGTCCGGATGCACCAGCGCGATGAAGGTCTTCTGGCAGATCGGCTCCAGTTCGTCCAGCCGGTAGCCGACGATTTCAGCCCAGCGGGCATTGACCCGCATCTGCCCGCTCTGGACATTCCATTCCCAGGTACCCGCCGCCGTTCCCTCGATGATCATCGCCAGCCGCCGACGCTCCTCGGCCAGTTCCTGCAGGCGGTGCTCCAGCAGCGGATCGTGCGCGGTGTCGTGGCCGGCCATCAGCGGTTCCCCCTGCGGGCACAGGGGGGCGCGGCCGGCGGCAAGCTGCCGCAACCGTGTCCGATCCGAGCGGATGGTGCTGGCGTCATGGCCTCCCCGGCGACAGCGGGGTGGCCCAGTGGCTCCCCCTTCCAGCGCAAGTGTGCGCATTGCCGGGGAACAACGACAAGTCCCCCCTTGCGGCGTGGCCGAAAGGGGGGAAGGCTGCCTCAGCTGCGCTTGGCGCGGGCGAAGGCTTCGGCCAGGGCGTTGTTGGCCGGCGGCGCGGACGTTGCCGGACGACCGCCGCTGCCCGGCCCCCGACCCTGCCCGCCGCGCCCCTGGCCCGGGGCGCCGCCGTCGCGGCGTGCACCCTGTGCCGGGCCGCGCTCCTCGCGGCCGCCCGGCCGGCTGGTGGCCTGGCCCGGGGTGTCGTCCAGCCGCCGGGTCAGGGCGATGCGCTTGCGCGCGACGTCCACCTCCAGCACCTTCACCTTGACGATATCGCCGGCCTTGACCACGTCACGCGGATCCTTCACGTAGGTATCGGACAACGCCGAGATGTGGATCAGGCCATCCTGGTGCACACCGATATCGACGAACGCACCGAACGCGGCCACGTTGCTGACCACGCCTTCCAGCACCATGCCTTCACGCAGGTCCTTGATGTCTTCCACGCCCTCTGCGAACCGCGCCGCCTTGAACTCCGGCCGGGGATCGCGGCCGGGTTTTTCCAGCTCCCTGAGGATGTCGCGCACGGTCGGCACACCGAAGGTGGCATCGGTGAACTGCTCGGCCTTCAGGCTGCGCAGGAAGCTGCCGTCGCCGATCAGCGCCTTGATCGGGCGGGCGGTGCTGGCCACGATGCGCTCCACCACCGGATAGGCTTCGGGGTGCACCGAGGAGGCGTCCAGCGGCTCGTCACCATCGGCGATGCGCAGGAAGCCGGCGCACTGCTCGAACGTCTTCTCGCCCAGCCGCGACACCTTCAGCAGGTCCTTGCGCCGTTTGAACGGGCCGTTGTCGTCGCGGTGGCGCACGATGTTCTCCGCCACGGTCGAGGACAGGCCCGACACGCGCGACAGCAGCGCAGCCGAAGCAGTATTGACGTACACGCCGACCGCGTTCACGCAGTCCTCCACGCGCGCATCCAGCGCGCGCGCCAGCCGGTACTGGTCCACGTCGTGCTGGTACTGGCCAACGCCGATCGCCTTGGGCTCGATCTTGACCAGCTCGGCCAGCGGATCCTGCAGGCGGCGTGCGATCGATACCGCGCCGCGGATCGACACGTCCAGGTCCGGGAACTCCCGGGCCGCCACTTCCGACGCCGAATACACCGATGCGCCGGCTTCACTGACCACGATCTTCTGCGGCGCGTTGTCGCCCAGGGCCTTGATGACTTCGCCGGCCAGCTTGTCGGTCTCGCGGCTGGCGGTACCGTTGCCGATCGCGATCAGTTGCACGTTGTGCCGGACGCACAGCTGCCGGATCGTCTGCAGCGATTGCTCCCACTGCCGGCGGGGTTCGTGCGGGTAGATGGTATCGGTGGCGACCAGCTTGCCGGTGGCATCGACCACGGCGATCTTGCAGCCGGTACGGATGCCCGGATCCAGCCCCAGCACGTTCCTGGGACCGGCCGGTGCCGCCAGCAACAGGTCCTTGAGGTTGTCACCGAACACGGTGATGGCCTCGGCCTCGGCCTTCTCGCGGGCCTGGTTGAACAGGTCCAGCAGCAGGTGCATGTGCAGCTTGGCGCGCCAGGTCAGGCGGCAGGCATCCAGCAGCCAGCGATCACCCGGACGGCCCGCGTCACGGACGCCGGCATGGTAGGCCACGCGTCCTTCGGCGTACTGGTGGCCGGCCTCGGCGTCCTTGCCCGGGTCCAGTTCCAGGAACAGGATCTCTTCGCGGCGCGCGCGGAACAGGGCCAGCAACCGATGCGACGGAATCCTGGCCAGCAGTTCGGCATGCTCGAAATAGTCGCGGTACTTGGCGCCTTCGGTTTCCTTGCCTTCGGCGACGCGGGCGCGGATCACCCCCTGCTCGCCCAGCCAGCCACGCAGCTCACCGACCAGCGTGGCATCTTCACCCCAGCGCTCCATCAGGATGGCACGTGCACCTTCCAGCGCAGCCTTGGCATCGGCCACGCCCTTGTCGGCATCGATGAAGCCGGCGGCGAACACCTGCGGGTCCCGGGTCGGATCACCGAGCAGGCCATCGGCCAGCGGTTCCAGACCCGCCTCGCGGGCGATCTGGGCACGGGTACGGCGCTTGGGCTTGTACGGCAGGTACAGGTCTTCCAGCCGGCTCTTGGTGTCGGCGGCGAGGATCTCGCCGCGCAGCGCATCACTGAGCTTGCCCTGTTCGCCGATGCTGGCCAGCACGGCGGCGCGGCGGTCTTCCAGTTCCCGCAGGTAGGTCAGGCGGGTCTCCAGGTTGCGCAGCTGGGTATCGTCCAGGCCGCCGGTGACTTCCTTGCGGTAGCGGGCGATGAACGGAACGCTGGCGCCCTCGTCGAGCAGGCCGACGGCGGCACTGACCTGGGTGGGCTGGGCACCGATCTCGTCGGCGATGGTCTGGGCGATCTGCTGGGCGAGCGTGCGCTGGGCGTGCTTGGCGTCGTGCATTGCTTCCGGCCTGGGCCGCATTACGGGAAAGGCCCATTCTTGCAATGCGCAGCCGGCAGGGACAAGGCGTTGACAGGGGGACGGTTCAGCGGGCAGGTCCGGAGTGGACGCCGGCATCCTGGCAGGGGGGCTCGGACGGGCCCCGGGCTGGGATGCCGGCGCGGGCGCGCGATGGTGGGCGCGCCCTGCCGCGTATTGCGAAGGTCAGCGGTAGTGGCGGGCGGCACGCTGCATGACGATGTCGTCACGCAGGCTCTCCAGCGCCATCAGGCGGACCTTGCCGACACCCTGCAGTTCCATGAACCGCTCCGTGTAGAACTCCGGCCCCAGCGCGGTATCGGCGCGGGATTTGCTGAAGCCGTAGGGCACCACGCCCTTCTCGCCATCCTTGCTACCACCGACATAAAGAACGATTGCCATGTGATGTCTTCCTCCAAATTGCTACTGCGTACTGCACACGATGAGCGATGCTGCGAGCTCATCGAGGGAGAGCTTACCGCGTCGAACCTGACTGGAACGTCACGAAGGCTAATGACGATCGGTTGCATGCAGATGACGGCGGAATCGCAGCAGAATGCTTACGGATCTTTAACTTGCGGCTAACGAATCGGGGGTTTCCAGCCAACGGCCAGCCCCTCGTGGCTTGGTCGCGAAATGCGCTTCATGTGATTGGGTCGGTCGGGGTGGGTTCGCGGGACACGCCGTAAACCCCCCTCCGGGGTCCGGCCCAGCCGCTGGCGGCTGTGCGTTCGGGCGCTTGCGAAGCAGTGCTTCGCAACCAAAGCCCCCTCACCCATGGGGGATCGATGGCGCCATCCATGGCGCCAACGGTCCCGCGAACCCACCCCGACCGACCCCCGACGGTTTTCGGGCACGTCCAGCCACGGAAAAGAAAAAGAAGATCAAAAGCAAAAGCAGCCTGGCCGGCTGCTTTGTTGCTTCCTGTAGAGCCAAGCCATGCTCGGCTCATGAGCAAGCGCAGCGCGCGACCCGCTTTTGCTGTTCTTTATTCTCTTCAGTGGCTTGGCGCGCACGGAAATTGTCAGCGGCCGGGTGGGTGGGGCTGGCGGGGTATCCGCGGCATGGATGCCGCGGCTAAGCCCCCATGGACGGGTTCACGGCGTCCCCGCCAGCCCCACCCACCCGGCCAGCCCCCAGGAAGCAGGCATTCAACGACCAAGCCACGAGGGGCTGCGCCGTTGGCTGGAACCTACGGCCACCAGCCATGCCCGAACCGGGCGTAATGATCGGCCGCGCGCTCGAACGGGTTGCGCGCACTCACCCCGCCGCACAGCAGGTACACCGGCAGGTACAGCGGACCCAGCACCAGGTACTGGTAGACGTGGGCGCGTTCGTGGTCATCCAGCCGGATCAGTGGCTCCACGCACCACCCGGCCTGGTGCGCATAGGTGCGGCAGGACATTCCCAGGTCGTGCCCGGTATGCAGGATCACATTGCCCAGCGTGATCGCCCCGCCCGGTCCCCACGGCCAATGGTCGAACACCACCGCACAATCGCGGGCGCTCCAGCGCATCCGGGCGCCCGCCAGCACACCCGCCAGCCCGCCGAGCAGGCCGATCAGGGAATTGGGCAGCGTCCATGCCGCGCCCAGCACCTGCAGCGCGCGCAGCCAGAACGGCGCGGGGCCTGGTACGGCGTTCAATCGGCCTCGTTGGGGATCAGCAGCCACAGCAGCAGATAGACCAGGATGCCGGGGAACGCGGCCGAGGCCAGCGAAATCACCACATACAGCACCCGCACCAGGGTCGGGTTCCAGCCGAACCGATGGGCGATACCGCCCATCACCCCGGCGATCATGCGGTCATTCAGTGAACGCGACAGCGTGCGTGGCACGGTACTCATGGCGGCAGCTCCCGCTGGACAGGTTGCGCCTACTGTAGCGCCGGCCATGTCTACGGCGTGCGTTGCCGCAGCGCCTTCAGGCGCGCGCCGAACCAGGCCGCTGCGGTCTGCTCCGGCTGCCCCGGGCATTGGATGCGGTAGGGCTTGCCACTCATGCTGCTCTGGCTGGCCGCACGCTCGATGAACTGCTCAGCGCTGTCCACCCTGTTCTTCTTCAGCAGGTAATCGTACTTGCGCTGCAGGTGCGCGCGCGCATCGCTGCCGTCGTGCCAGGTGCCATTGCGCTGGAAACGGCATGGGGAGCCGTCCAGGCTGGAGATCAACTGCGCGATCTCACTACGCGCCTCGGCACTGGGGGCCGCGTGGGCGAACGGCGCGGCCAGCAGCAGCGCGGCAGATACCATCAGAATCCGTTGCGACATCGTGGCCTCCAGGCCGTCGGGCAGGCGGGATCTTACCGCAGCGGATCGATCCTCACGCCTCGCGGGCCTTCAGCCAGCCATCGATGGTGGCCGGCACTTCGCGCTGCGCACGCCCGGACACATAGATGCCGATGTGCCCGCCGCGGAAACTGGATTCGGTGTAGTCCTCGGTGCCCAGGCGCCCGCGCATCGCGCGCGACGCATCCGGCGGGACCAGATGGTCCTGCTCGGCGTAGAGGTTCAGTACCGGCAACGTCACCTGTGACAGGTCCACCGCTTCCTCGCCGATCCGCACCGTGCCGTTGATCAGCCCGTTGCCCTGGTAGAACTGCTTGATGAACTCACGGAAGGCCTCGCCCGCCAGGTCCGGCGAATCGAAGATCCACTTTTCCATGCGCAGGAAATCCTCCAGCGCGGCCCGGTCATCGAGGATGTCCAGCAGGCCGACGTACTTCTGCACGTTCAGGCGGAACGGCTTGAGCATCAGGTAGCTGGCGTTCATCAGGTCGGCCGGGATGTTGCCCAGCGTGTCCACCAGCAGGTCCACGTCCACCTGCCGCGCCCAGTGCGAGAGCATGTTGTCGGCGGTGTGGAAGTCGACCGGCGTGACCATGGTGATCAGATTGCCCAGCTTGCGCCGGCGCAGCGCCGCATAGCACAGGGCAAACACGCCGCCCTGGCAGATCCCGAGCAGATCGACCGGAACACCGCTGCGCGCACGCAGCGCATCCACCGCGCCGTCGATGTAGCGCAGCAGGTAGTCCTCCAGGGTCTGGAAACGCTCGGAGCGGTCCGGGTAGCCCCAGTCCAGCACGTAGACGTCCTGGCCCAGGGCCAGCAGCTTCTGCACCAGCGAACGGTCGGCCTGCAGGTCGACCATGTACGGCCGGTTGACCAGGGCATAGACGATCAGCAGGGGCGTGCGCCGGGTCGGCGCCTGTTCGCCGACGAAGCGGTACAGCACCACCTTGCCATCGCGCCACACTTCCTCGCGGGCGGTCACGCCGTAGTCGACGTCCTCCACCTGCGGCAGCAGCTTCAGCCCTTCCATCAGCTTGCGCTGCATGGCCAGGGTCTCCTGCATCAGGTCATCGGCGTTGAAACCCAGCGGTCCTTTCATGGCTCAGGACTTCCGCGGGGTGCTGCGCGGCGCAGCCTTGCCGGCCGGCGCCTTGCGCGCGCTGGCACGCGTTGCCGGTTCAGCCTTCTTCGCCGCCTTCTTCGCCGCCGCGCGGGTCGACGCCTTGCGCGCGGCCGGCTTCACGTTCGCCGGTGCCGGTTGCGCCACCGGATCCACCGCAGGGCTGGCAGCCAGCATCGCGACCTGGGCCTGCAGCCGGCGCAGGCTGCGCTCCAGCTCGGCGATGCGGCGGTGCGCGGCATCCATTTCGGTGCGGGTCGGCAGACCGATGCGTTCGCTCATCTGTTCCACCTCACGCTGCAGGCCGGCGCGCAGGCGCATCTGTGCATTGCCCAGCGAGGCATACACCTGCTGGAATGGTTCGGACATGGCGACCTTGGCGTAGGCCTCTTCGGCCACTTCGATCCACAGGTCGAACATCGCCCGCGCACTGGTCAGCTGGCTGCCCGGCTGCTCGTGCTGGGCCAGACGCTGCTCGAACAGGTCGAACGCTTCGTCCAGCGCCTGCTGGATCTGCTCGACGTAGGCCCGCGAATGGCGCTGGTACTCTTCCTGCGCGCGCAGCAGGGCCTGCCAGCGCGCCTGGTGCTCACGCCCGGGGCCGAAGGCCGGGCTCTGCAGCCACGGGCCGGCCTGCAGCTGGA from Stenotrophomonas sp. 704A1 includes these protein-coding regions:
- a CDS encoding Tex family protein, yielding MHDAKHAQRTLAQQIAQTIADEIGAQPTQVSAAVGLLDEGASVPFIARYRKEVTGGLDDTQLRNLETRLTYLRELEDRRAAVLASIGEQGKLSDALRGEILAADTKSRLEDLYLPYKPKRRTRAQIAREAGLEPLADGLLGDPTRDPQVFAAGFIDADKGVADAKAALEGARAILMERWGEDATLVGELRGWLGEQGVIRARVAEGKETEGAKYRDYFEHAELLARIPSHRLLALFRARREEILFLELDPGKDAEAGHQYAEGRVAYHAGVRDAGRPGDRWLLDACRLTWRAKLHMHLLLDLFNQAREKAEAEAITVFGDNLKDLLLAAPAGPRNVLGLDPGIRTGCKIAVVDATGKLVATDTIYPHEPRRQWEQSLQTIRQLCVRHNVQLIAIGNGTASRETDKLAGEVIKALGDNAPQKIVVSEAGASVYSASEVAAREFPDLDVSIRGAVSIARRLQDPLAELVKIEPKAIGVGQYQHDVDQYRLARALDARVEDCVNAVGVYVNTASAALLSRVSGLSSTVAENIVRHRDDNGPFKRRKDLLKVSRLGEKTFEQCAGFLRIADGDEPLDASSVHPEAYPVVERIVASTARPIKALIGDGSFLRSLKAEQFTDATFGVPTVRDILRELEKPGRDPRPEFKAARFAEGVEDIKDLREGMVLEGVVSNVAAFGAFVDIGVHQDGLIHISALSDTYVKDPRDVVKAGDIVKVKVLEVDVARKRIALTRRLDDTPGQATSRPGGREERGPAQGARRDGGAPGQGRGGQGRGPGSGGRPATSAPPANNALAEAFARAKRS
- a CDS encoding class III poly(R)-hydroxyalkanoic acid synthase subunit PhaC; the encoded protein is MKGPLGFNADDLMQETLAMQRKLMEGLKLLPQVEDVDYGVTAREEVWRDGKVVLYRFVGEQAPTRRTPLLIVYALVNRPYMVDLQADRSLVQKLLALGQDVYVLDWGYPDRSERFQTLEDYLLRYIDGAVDALRARSGVPVDLLGICQGGVFALCYAALRRRKLGNLITMVTPVDFHTADNMLSHWARQVDVDLLVDTLGNIPADLMNASYLMLKPFRLNVQKYVGLLDILDDRAALEDFLRMEKWIFDSPDLAGEAFREFIKQFYQGNGLINGTVRIGEEAVDLSQVTLPVLNLYAEQDHLVPPDASRAMRGRLGTEDYTESSFRGGHIGIYVSGRAQREVPATIDGWLKAREA
- the phaE gene encoding class III poly(R)-hydroxyalkanoic acid synthase subunit PhaE, which encodes MTGSSHDAGSSDFENLARQYFGAWGDALRHAAVPGAPAGADPGSWQHLFDWWGQLLPEHGSGAPEDAVRRFREQAGSWYGTMQEVAARFAGRDASSAEVAQAWREAVKGQGDGMLQWMLQGARGSTHAGAAVPEFAAWLQQFQLQAGPWLQSPAFGPGREHQARWQALLRAQEEYQRHSRAYVEQIQQALDEAFDLFEQRLAQHEQPGSQLTSARAMFDLWIEVAEEAYAKVAMSEPFQQVYASLGNAQMRLRAGLQREVEQMSERIGLPTRTEMDAAHRRIAELERSLRRLQAQVAMLAASPAVDPVAQPAPANVKPAARKASTRAAAKKAAKKAEPATRASARKAPAGKAAPRSTPRKS
- a CDS encoding PspC domain-containing protein, with product MSTVPRTLSRSLNDRMIAGVMGGIAHRFGWNPTLVRVLYVVISLASAAFPGILVYLLLWLLIPNEAD
- a CDS encoding YfeK family protein; its protein translation is MSQRILMVSAALLLAAPFAHAAPSAEARSEIAQLISSLDGSPCRFQRNGTWHDGSDARAHLQRKYDYLLKKNRVDSAEQFIERAASQSSMSGKPYRIQCPGQPEQTAAAWFGARLKALRQRTP